A stretch of the Clostridium botulinum genome encodes the following:
- a CDS encoding spore germination protein, translating into MSKASDNIHDKDTVTTLREEVQQYDLKKSLKENIDLFKNKIFNNDATIVYRKLQNKKSPLKFCLIFIDAMTDNKIINDSVIDKIINKDFTYKSQNILDYIKSEVITVDNVTKTDEMEVILNGLLYGESLLLIDGVDKALLIDTKGWETRAISEPQAETVVRGPREGFNESIGTNISLIRRRIISSNLKFEMKEIGARTKTKICIVYMDNIANPKIIEELKLRLDDIDIEGFFSSEVIKELIKDAHLSTFKTVGTTERPDVIASKLLQGRVGILCDGAPVALSVPFLFIENFQVNEDYYNNFIYASLNRLLRILAFIITVGTPGIYVAFTTFHKEMIPTKLVLSIYSAKEGVPLPTAVEAMAMLIVFEIIREAGIRLPKHVGAAVSIAGTLVLGDAAVNAKFVSAPIVIVTAITGISELVLHDMESALLVSRIVFLLLASMLGLYGIIFGVMGLTIHLMSIKSFGIPYMLKLVYLNKYDIRDTAIRVPWWNLKYRTMFVAKDNIRLKKRKKQ; encoded by the coding sequence GTGTCAAAAGCTTCGGATAATATACATGATAAAGATACTGTTACAACACTAAGAGAAGAAGTTCAACAGTATGATTTAAAAAAATCCCTTAAAGAGAATATAGATTTATTTAAAAATAAAATATTTAATAACGACGCTACTATAGTTTATAGAAAATTGCAAAATAAAAAATCTCCTCTAAAGTTTTGCTTAATATTTATAGATGCTATGACTGATAATAAAATTATAAATGATAGTGTAATAGATAAAATAATAAATAAAGATTTTACATATAAGTCGCAGAATATATTGGACTATATTAAATCAGAAGTTATAACGGTAGATAATGTAACTAAAACTGATGAGATGGAGGTAATTCTAAATGGCTTATTATATGGAGAGTCCTTATTGCTTATTGATGGAGTTGATAAAGCATTACTTATTGATACTAAGGGATGGGAAACAAGAGCAATATCAGAACCACAAGCAGAAACTGTTGTAAGAGGTCCAAGGGAGGGATTTAATGAATCTATTGGTACCAACATATCGTTAATTAGAAGAAGAATAATTTCTTCTAATTTAAAATTTGAAATGAAGGAAATAGGGGCAAGGACTAAGACTAAAATTTGTATAGTTTATATGGATAATATAGCAAATCCTAAGATAATAGAAGAACTTAAATTAAGACTAGATGATATAGATATTGAAGGTTTTTTTTCTAGTGAGGTTATAAAGGAATTAATAAAAGATGCGCATTTATCTACATTTAAGACAGTGGGAACTACAGAAAGACCAGATGTTATAGCATCTAAATTACTACAGGGTAGAGTAGGAATTTTATGTGATGGAGCTCCGGTAGCTTTAAGTGTACCATTTCTATTTATTGAAAATTTTCAGGTGAATGAAGATTACTATAATAATTTTATATATGCATCATTAAATAGATTGTTAAGAATATTAGCTTTTATAATAACTGTAGGTACTCCCGGAATCTATGTTGCATTTACGACTTTTCATAAAGAAATGATTCCAACTAAACTTGTTTTAAGTATATATTCAGCTAAAGAAGGTGTGCCGTTACCAACAGCTGTAGAAGCAATGGCTATGCTTATTGTATTTGAAATAATAAGAGAGGCTGGTATAAGGCTACCTAAACATGTAGGTGCTGCAGTAAGTATTGCAGGAACATTAGTTTTAGGAGATGCAGCTGTTAATGCTAAATTTGTAAGCGCACCAATAGTAATTGTAACTGCCATTACTGGAATATCTGAATTAGTATTACATGATATGGAATCAGCATTACTTGTTTCAAGAATTGTATTTTTGTTATTGGCATCCATGTTAGGACTATATGGAATAATTTTTGGTGTTATGGGATTAACTATTCATTTAATGTCTATAAAAAGTTTTGGTATACCATATATGTTAAAACTTGTATATTTAAACAAATATGATATCAGGGATACCGCTATAAGAGTACCATGGTGGAATCTGAAGTATAGAACAATGTTTGTTGCCAAGGATAATATAAGACTTAAGAAAAGGAAAAAACAATGA
- a CDS encoding Ger(x)C family spore germination protein — MKKYLKAFIVFILIGCISLPLIGCWDYSEMTDLEYVAGIALDKDRNTKEYILTIEVLEASVSSKSIKSSILQTKGKTIHQAFRNAIKNSGKKLQLSHAKILILSRELATEGITPVIDFINRDVEARNDMWVLISSMSSASQILIKSKTSDEIISYDLADAIKNCKEIGLYIPIEVFRLIDDIENDCIAAMVPTVRVTRQQTKSYIEIDGMCILKSSKCIGHLSGEETSILQLMKVRKGRKAKYVLTFEPEKSQKVTLEIMRATKKIKPRFENNNIYMDVFINMDVALSELAERGIDFVSKDNREELIKKCEKDIGNRCCDVLKKLQYQYGTDVVGFGCSVNRSNPKLWKKIKYKWNDVYKNVKTNVYVKINIKYSGLTNKNIKLGE; from the coding sequence ATGAAAAAATACTTAAAGGCTTTTATTGTATTTATTTTAATAGGATGTATTTCTTTGCCGTTAATTGGATGTTGGGATTATTCTGAAATGACCGATTTAGAATATGTAGCAGGGATAGCATTAGATAAAGATAGAAATACAAAAGAATATATACTTACTATAGAGGTATTAGAAGCATCAGTAAGTTCTAAATCTATAAAATCAAGTATACTTCAAACAAAGGGAAAAACTATACATCAGGCATTTAGAAATGCTATAAAAAATAGTGGAAAAAAACTGCAATTATCACATGCTAAAATTCTTATTCTTAGCAGAGAACTGGCTACAGAGGGTATAACACCAGTAATAGATTTTATTAATAGAGATGTAGAAGCAAGAAATGATATGTGGGTATTGATATCTAGTATGAGTAGTGCATCACAAATACTTATAAAATCTAAGACTAGTGATGAAATAATATCCTATGATTTAGCAGATGCAATTAAAAATTGTAAAGAAATAGGACTATATATTCCTATAGAAGTTTTTAGATTAATAGATGATATAGAAAATGATTGTATAGCTGCTATGGTTCCTACAGTAAGAGTAACTAGGCAACAAACTAAATCATATATAGAAATTGATGGAATGTGTATTCTAAAATCAAGTAAATGCATAGGTCATTTAAGTGGGGAAGAGACTTCAATTTTACAACTAATGAAAGTTAGAAAAGGTAGAAAAGCAAAATATGTGCTTACCTTTGAACCGGAAAAATCTCAAAAGGTAACTTTAGAAATAATGAGAGCTACTAAAAAGATAAAGCCAAGATTTGAAAATAATAATATATATATGGATGTGTTTATAAATATGGATGTAGCATTATCTGAACTTGCAGAAAGAGGAATAGATTTTGTTTCAAAGGATAATAGAGAAGAATTAATAAAAAAGTGTGAAAAAGATATAGGAAATAGATGTTGTGATGTATTGAAAAAATTACAATATCAGTATGGAACAGATGTAGTGGGATTTGGATGTAGTGTAAATAGAAGCAATCCTAAATTATGGAAAAAAATTAAATATAAATGGAATGATGTATATAAAAATGTAAAAACTAATGTTTATGTAAAAATAAATATAAAATATAGTGGGCTAACTAATAAAAATATAAAATTAGGAGAATAA
- the clpB gene encoding ATP-dependent chaperone ClpB, giving the protein MNVDKMTIRVQQSLNDAYSEAVKYNHQQVDVVHLFSALVNQEDGLIPNIFEKMGVNINSLRNDLHLELDSMPKVLGEGAKSSGIVATRRINEVLVKADEIAKDFKDSYISVEHVMIAIMDIDKKGLVGTILNKHDITKNKFLKILSDVRGNQRVDTQDPEGTYDALAKYGTNLIELAKKHKLDPVIGRDEEIRRTIRILSRRTKNNPVLIGEPGVGKTAIVEGLAERIVRGDVPEGLKEKIIFSLDMGALIAGAKYRGEFEERLKAVLKEVQSSEGKIILFIDEIHTIVGAGKTDGAMDAGNLIKPLLARGELHCIGATTFDEYRQYIEKDKALERRFQTVIVNEPTVEDTISILRGLKERFEIHHGVRIHDSAIVAAAKLSHRYIQDRYMPDKAIDLIDEAGAMIRSEIDSLPTELDMIRRKQLMLETEKEALTNENDEASKKRLESLEKELAELKEKNNEMTAKYEKEKAHILEVRDLKTKLDEARGDLEKAERDYDLNKVAELKYGTIPELEQKVQEKEKDMERNYEGALLKEEVTESEISEIVSKWTGIPVTRLVEGERQKLLRLEDELKKRVIGQEKATVAVSNAVIRARAGLKDERRPIGSFIFLGPTGVGKTELAKTLARNLFDSEDNIIRIDMSEYMEKHAVSRLIGPPPGYVGYEEGGQLTEAVRRNPYSVILFDEIEKANDDVFNIFLQILDDGRLTDNKGKTVDFKNTIIIMTSNLGSSYLLENKKEDSIDEKIREEVMNTLKLRFKPEFLNRIDDIILFKPLTSSEIKKIIDIFLEGVKNRLKERNISMKVTESAKDILAKKGYDPIYGARPLKRYISNILETEIAKKIISGEIYSGCNVVVDAEDNKLKIFAE; this is encoded by the coding sequence ATGAACGTAGATAAAATGACTATAAGAGTACAACAAAGTTTAAATGATGCCTATAGTGAGGCTGTAAAATATAATCATCAACAAGTTGATGTAGTTCACTTATTTTCAGCACTTGTAAATCAAGAAGATGGTTTAATTCCTAATATATTTGAAAAAATGGGCGTTAATATAAATTCTCTTAGAAATGATTTGCATTTAGAATTAGATTCTATGCCAAAGGTTTTAGGAGAAGGGGCAAAATCGTCAGGAATAGTAGCTACTAGAAGAATAAATGAAGTTTTAGTTAAAGCAGATGAAATTGCTAAAGATTTTAAAGATTCATATATAAGTGTAGAACATGTCATGATTGCCATAATGGATATAGATAAAAAAGGATTAGTAGGAACAATACTAAATAAACATGATATTACTAAAAATAAGTTTTTGAAAATTTTATCAGATGTTAGAGGAAACCAAAGAGTAGACACTCAAGATCCAGAAGGAACTTATGATGCTCTTGCAAAATACGGAACTAATCTTATAGAACTTGCAAAAAAGCATAAGCTTGACCCTGTAATAGGTAGAGATGAGGAAATAAGAAGAACTATAAGAATTCTTTCTAGAAGAACTAAAAATAATCCTGTTTTAATTGGTGAACCTGGAGTTGGTAAAACGGCTATAGTTGAAGGACTTGCCGAAAGAATTGTAAGAGGAGATGTACCAGAAGGATTAAAAGAAAAAATAATTTTTTCACTAGATATGGGAGCTTTAATTGCTGGGGCTAAATATAGAGGAGAGTTTGAAGAACGATTAAAAGCCGTACTCAAAGAAGTTCAAAGTTCAGAAGGAAAAATAATTTTATTTATAGATGAAATTCATACTATAGTTGGAGCTGGTAAAACAGATGGAGCTATGGATGCAGGAAATTTGATTAAACCATTACTTGCAAGAGGAGAACTTCATTGTATTGGTGCTACTACTTTTGATGAATATAGACAATATATAGAAAAGGATAAAGCATTAGAAAGAAGATTTCAAACTGTTATTGTAAATGAACCAACAGTAGAGGATACTATTTCAATACTTAGAGGTTTAAAGGAAAGGTTTGAAATTCATCATGGAGTAAGAATACATGATTCTGCAATAGTTGCAGCAGCTAAATTATCTCATAGATATATACAAGATAGATATATGCCAGATAAAGCTATTGATTTAATTGATGAAGCTGGTGCTATGATAAGAAGTGAGATTGATTCTCTTCCAACAGAACTTGATATGATAAGAAGAAAACAATTGATGCTTGAAACTGAAAAAGAGGCATTAACAAACGAAAACGATGAAGCATCAAAGAAAAGACTTGAAAGTTTAGAAAAGGAACTTGCGGAACTTAAAGAAAAAAATAACGAAATGACTGCAAAATATGAAAAGGAAAAAGCACATATTTTAGAAGTAAGGGATTTAAAGACAAAACTTGATGAAGCCAGGGGAGATTTAGAAAAGGCGGAAAGAGATTATGATTTAAACAAAGTTGCAGAATTAAAATACGGTACGATTCCTGAATTAGAACAAAAAGTTCAAGAAAAAGAAAAAGATATGGAGAGAAACTATGAGGGAGCTTTATTAAAAGAAGAAGTTACTGAAAGTGAAATATCAGAAATTGTATCTAAATGGACAGGAATTCCTGTAACTAGATTAGTAGAGGGAGAAAGACAAAAACTTTTAAGATTAGAAGATGAACTAAAAAAGAGAGTAATAGGTCAAGAAAAGGCAACAGTTGCTGTCTCAAATGCAGTAATAAGAGCAAGAGCTGGATTAAAGGATGAAAGAAGACCTATAGGGTCATTTATATTCTTAGGACCAACTGGAGTGGGAAAGACAGAACTTGCAAAAACTTTAGCAAGAAATCTATTTGATAGTGAAGATAATATAATTAGAATAGATATGTCAGAGTATATGGAAAAACATGCAGTTTCAAGACTTATAGGACCACCTCCAGGATATGTAGGATATGAAGAAGGAGGTCAATTAACTGAAGCCGTAAGAAGAAATCCATATTCAGTAATACTATTTGACGAAATAGAAAAAGCAAATGATGATGTATTTAATATATTTCTTCAAATATTAGATGATGGAAGACTTACAGATAATAAAGGAAAAACGGTAGATTTTAAGAATACTATAATAATAATGACATCTAACCTTGGAAGTAGTTATCTATTAGAAAATAAAAAAGAAGATTCTATAGATGAAAAGATAAGAGAAGAAGTAATGAATACTTTAAAGTTAAGATTTAAACCTGAATTTCTTAATAGAATAGACGATATTATATTATTTAAACCACTAACAAGTTCAGAAATTAAGAAAATTATAGATATATTCTTAGAAGGAGTTAAAAATAGATTAAAAGAAAGAAATATATCTATGAAAGTTACAGAGTCAGCAAAAGATATACTTGCAAAGAAAGGATATGATCCAATATACGGAGCTAGACCACTAAAAAGATATATAAGTAATATATTAGAAACGGAAATAGCCAAAAAAATAATATCAGGAGAAATTTATTCTGGATGCAATGTTGTTGTAGATGCAGAAGACAACAAGTTAAAAATATTTGCAGAATAA
- a CDS encoding GerAB/ArcD/ProY family transporter, with translation MNKEIISSKQFQFLIFTFGLGSYLLFNIGSDAKQDAWISSIIATILCLVTVSVYGKIMSYYPGKNIFEVLKLELGKVTGLVLSIMFLLYIFLLGSYIFNDFIDFIKVTALSRTPDSILIICIGLLSIWILQLGIQVVAAWADFLVKIILVFVILSWILLIPQMHLFNIQPIFFQNSPYILKEAIKIWAFPMNEVIIFLSFFDCMKNDTNIKTVFLKPIIFSGIIAVIFILTNISILGGNTYETSYYSGYEVAKRLKIGGEFQRIEIIVSATFTIIQFLEISYCLLGVTKGFKSLFNLVSYRNILIPLGFLIMNFTYIIFRSSLKAIQFATGLWIPYCLFMQVLLPVIILCIMWCKRKFNRYLHKTDIN, from the coding sequence ATGAATAAAGAAATTATATCAAGTAAACAATTCCAATTTTTAATATTTACTTTTGGATTAGGATCATATTTACTTTTTAATATAGGATCAGATGCAAAACAAGATGCATGGATAAGTTCAATTATAGCAACTATTTTATGTCTTGTTACAGTAAGTGTATATGGTAAGATAATGAGTTATTATCCTGGAAAGAATATATTTGAAGTTTTAAAATTAGAGTTAGGAAAAGTAACTGGATTAGTTTTAAGTATCATGTTTTTATTGTATATTTTTTTACTAGGTTCTTATATTTTTAATGATTTTATAGATTTTATTAAAGTAACAGCTCTTAGTAGAACTCCTGATTCTATTTTAATAATATGTATAGGATTACTTAGTATATGGATATTACAATTAGGAATTCAAGTAGTAGCAGCATGGGCAGATTTTCTCGTTAAAATAATTTTAGTGTTTGTAATTTTATCGTGGATTTTATTAATACCACAAATGCATCTTTTTAATATACAACCAATATTTTTTCAAAATTCACCCTATATATTAAAAGAAGCTATTAAAATATGGGCGTTCCCTATGAATGAAGTTATAATATTTTTAAGCTTTTTTGATTGTATGAAAAATGATACAAATATAAAAACAGTATTTCTTAAACCAATTATTTTTAGTGGAATTATAGCAGTAATATTTATTTTAACCAATATAAGTATATTGGGTGGAAATACATATGAAACTTCTTATTATTCTGGATATGAAGTTGCTAAAAGATTGAAAATTGGGGGAGAATTTCAGAGAATAGAGATAATAGTTTCTGCTACATTTACTATAATACAATTTCTTGAGATTAGCTACTGTTTGCTAGGTGTAACAAAAGGTTTTAAGTCACTATTTAATTTAGTAAGTTATAGAAATATACTAATTCCATTAGGATTTTTAATAATGAATTTTACATATATAATTTTCAGAAGTTCTCTAAAAGCAATACAATTTGCTACGGGACTATGGATACCATATTGCTTATTTATGCAAGTCTTATTACCAGTAATAATCCTATGTATTATGTGGTGTAAGAGGAAATTTAATAGGTATTTACATAAAACGGATATTAACTAA